A single window of Solanum dulcamara chromosome 5, daSolDulc1.2, whole genome shotgun sequence DNA harbors:
- the LOC129888827 gene encoding beta-phellandrene synthase (neryl-diphosphate-cyclizing), chloroplastic-like isoform X2, translated as MMIVGYTSKIIPLSHHKLGNEKTMSFNAIFQKPCRVRCSHNTSSSMDGFDEAKERIMENLGKIELSPSSYDTAWVAMIPSRHSLRQPCFPQCLDWIIESQREDGSWGLNPSHPLLVKDSLSSTLACLLALSKWKVGDKQVHRGLGFIETYGWAVNTKDQISPLGFEIICPSMIKSAEKLNLNLPLDLDLVNLVNYKGDSTIKRVLQNDFTVGSIEYMAEGLGELCEWKKIMLHQRQNGSLFDSPATTAAALIYHHYDQKCFEYINSILQLHKNWVPTIYPTKIHSLLCFVDTIQSLGVHRHFKVEIKKVLDDTYRLWQQKNEEIFSNVTHCATAFRLLRMNNYEVSSDEIAEFANEEHFFAATGKFTSHVAILELHKASQLAIHEKDHILDKISNWTTTFMEQKLLNNDFIDSMSKKEVELALRKFYTTYDRAENKRYIKSYKENKFKISKAAYRSPYINNKDLLIFSIHDFDLCQAQHREELHQLKRWFEDYRLDQLGLSEQYIYTTYLIGIAVVSDPEFSDARLMYAKYIMLLTVVDDFFDRFASKDELLNIIELVERWDDYTNVGYNSERVKVFFSVFYKSIEELAAIAEIKQGRSVKDHLTNLWLEVMKCMLIERLEWWTSKKMPNIEEYLYVTSITFGSRLIPLTTQYYLGINISKDLLESDEIYGLCNCTGIVMRLLNDLQTYKREQGESSMNLVTILMTQSPSRTNISEEEAIMKIKEILESNRRELLKMVLIQKKGSQLPQLCKEIFWRTSKMVYFTYSHGDEYHFPEEMKNHIDEVIYKPLNH; from the exons ATGATGATAGTTGGCTACACAAGCAAAATTATACCTCTTTCTCATCATAAACTAGGAAATGAGAAAACAATGTCATTTA ATGCAATTTTCCAGAAACCATGTAGAGTAAGATGCAGCCACAATACCAGTTCATCAATG GATGGTTTTGATGAAGCAAAGGAGAGAATAATGGAAAATTTGGGGAAAATAGAGTTGTCTCCTTCTTCTTATGACACAGCATGGGTAGCTATGATCCCTTCAAGACATTCACTAAGACAACCATGTTTTCCACAATGTTTGGATTGGATTATTGAAAGTCAAAGAGAAGATGGATCTTGGGGACTAAATCCTAGCCATCCATTGCTTGTGAAGGACTCCCTTTCATCCACTCTAGCATGTTTGCTTGCTCTAAGCAAATGGAAAGTTGGTGATAAGCAAGTCCATAGAG GTCTTGGCTTCATTGAAACTTATGGTTGGGCAGTAAATACCAAGGATCAAATTTCACCACTAGGATTTGAAATTATATGTCCCAGTATGATCAAATCTGCAGAAAAACTAAACTTAAATTTGCCTTTGGATCTTGACCTTGTAAATTTGGTGAATTACAAAGGAGATTCAACAATTAAAAG AGTGTTACAGAATGATTTTACGGTTGGAAGTATTGAATATATGGCTGAAGGGCTTGGTGAATTATGTGAATGGAAGAAAATAATGTTACATCAAAGGCAAAATGGGTCTCTATTTGATTCACCAGCCACTACTGCAGCTGCATTGATTTACCATCACTATGATCAAAAATGCTTTGAATACATAAATTCAATCTTGCAACTACACAAAAATTGGG TTCCAACTATATATCCAACAAAGATACATTCATTGCTTTGCTTTGTTGATACAATTCAAAGTCTTGGAGTACATCGTCATTTTAAAGTAGAAATAAAGAAAGTTCTAGATGATACATACAG GCTTTGGcaacaaaaaaatgaagaaattttcTCAAACGTTACCCATTGTGCCACAGCGTTTCGACTTCTAAGGATGAACAACTATGAAGTATCCTCAG ATGAAATAGCAGAATTTGCCAATGAAGAACATTTCTTTGCAGCAACTGGGAAATTTACAAGTCATGTTGCAATTCTTGAGCTCCACAAAGCTTCACAATTGGCTATTCATGAGAAAGATCACATTTTGGATAAAATAAGCAATTGGACAACAACTTTTATGGAACAAAAACTCTTAAACAATGACTTCATCGACAGTATGTCAAAGAAGgag GTGGAACTTGCTTTGAGGAAGTTTTATACCACATATGATCGAGCAGAAAATAAAAGGTATATCAAGTCATATAAAGAGAACAAATTTAAAATCTCAAAAGCAGCTTATAG GTCACCCTACATTAACAATAAAGACTTGTTAATATTTTCAATACACGACTTTGACTTATGCCAAGCTCAACACCGAGAAGAACTTCATCAACTcaaaag GTGGTTCGAAGATTACAGACTAGATCAACTGGGACTTTCAGAACAGTACATATACACTACTTACTTAATTGGCATTGCTGTTGTCTCCGACCCTGAATTCTCCGATGCTCGTCTCATGTACGCGAAATACATCATGCTCCTCACCGTGGTCGATGATTTTTTCGATCGTTTTGCATCTAAAGATGAATTGCTCAACATAATTGAATTAGTAGAAAG GTGGGATGACTACACAAATGTTGGTTACAATTCAGAGAGGGTTAAAGTTTTCTTTTCAGTTTTTTACAAATCAATAGAGGAGCTTGCAGCAATAGCTGAAATTAAGCAAGGTAGATCTGTCAAAGATCACCTTACTAATTTG TGGCTTGAAGTGATGAAGTGCATGTTGATTGAAAGACTAGAGTGGTGGACAAGCAAGAAAATGCCAAACATAGAAGAGTATTTGTATGTTACTTCTATAACATTTGGTTCAAGATTGATTCCTCTCACAACACAATATTATCTTGGAATAAACATCTCCAAAGATCTTTTAGAAAGTGATGAAATATATGGCTTATGCAATTGTACCGGCATAGTCATGAGGCTCCTCAATGATTTACAAACTTACAAG AGAGAACAAGGGGAAAGTTCAATGAATTTAGTCACAATTCTAATGACACAAAGTCCAAGTAGAACAAATATCTCTGAGGAAGAGGCTATAATGAAGATAAAGGAAATCTTGGAAAGTAATAGAAGAGAATTGTTGAAGATggttttaattcaaaaaaaaggaAGCCAATTGCCTCAACTATGCAAAGAAATATTTTGGAGAACAAGCAAAATGGTTTATTTCACTTATTCACATGGTGATGAATATCATTTTCCAGAGGAAATGAAGAATCACATTGATGAAGTCATTTACAAACCACTCAATCATTAA